The following proteins are encoded in a genomic region of Candidatus Marinarcus aquaticus:
- a CDS encoding ABC transporter ATP-binding protein, with product MIRAQNLYHSYNHDMALDNINLQINKGDFIAITGESGSGKSTLLSILSTLLKPSKGELFFEQTNYKDITNIDTFRQQNIGFIFQFHYLINYLTLQENIQIANEQATSKEIEALFERLDIQNIQKRFPNEVSGGQKQRAAIARALINQPKVIFADEPTGNLDSHNSLNVFNLFKELSDKGTTIVVATHDLKLAQLANNVYEVKDGQLQ from the coding sequence ATGATACGAGCACAAAACCTTTATCACTCATATAACCATGACATGGCCTTGGATAACATCAATTTACAAATCAATAAAGGAGATTTCATTGCTATCACAGGTGAGAGTGGCAGTGGGAAATCAACGCTTCTGAGTATTCTTTCAACGCTTCTTAAACCAAGCAAGGGTGAACTCTTTTTTGAACAAACCAACTATAAAGACATAACCAATATTGACACATTCAGACAACAAAACATTGGTTTTATTTTTCAATTTCACTACTTAATCAACTACTTAACGCTTCAAGAGAACATCCAAATTGCAAACGAACAGGCAACTTCAAAAGAGATTGAAGCTTTATTTGAGCGTTTGGACATTCAAAACATTCAAAAACGTTTTCCCAATGAAGTCTCAGGAGGACAAAAACAACGAGCAGCGATTGCACGAGCCTTGATTAATCAGCCCAAAGTCATCTTTGCAGATGAACCCACAGGAAACTTAGACTCACACAATTCGCTTAATGTTTTTAATCTCTTTAAAGAGTTAAGTGACAAGGGTACGACCATTGTGGTTGCAACACACGATTTAAAATTGGCCCAATTGGCCAACAACGTTTACGAGGTAAAAGATGGACAACTTCAATAG
- a CDS encoding transglutaminase family protein, with protein MIYEIFHETKFDYPSMVTFSHNIARLTPKNCQRQQLLEHTLEITPLPFETNEFTDYFENKNTYMLIREAHKRLKIVSKSKVQLFEDIISNLIENAQQTTITYAQLKERLSEHKSEDAQALHYLFETDAIPVASEAIKAYALQSFQENITLFNATFDFMQRIFNDFEFVSGFTDITTPIERVFQQRKGVCQDFAQFAISALRSIGVPTRYMSGYIQTYPKEGETKLFGSDASHAWFSIYIPDFGWVDFDPTNNKIPNEEYIVLGYGRDYLDISPLKGVVKSNGESNLSVKVNVQIVE; from the coding sequence ATGATATACGAAATATTTCACGAAACCAAATTTGACTACCCTTCCATGGTGACGTTCAGTCATAATATTGCCCGACTGACCCCTAAAAATTGCCAACGGCAACAACTCCTTGAACACACTTTAGAAATAACCCCACTCCCTTTTGAAACCAATGAGTTCACCGATTATTTTGAAAACAAAAACACCTATATGCTCATTCGTGAAGCACACAAAAGACTTAAAATTGTTTCAAAATCCAAAGTACAACTCTTTGAAGATATCATTTCCAACCTGATTGAAAACGCACAACAAACGACCATTACGTATGCGCAACTCAAAGAGCGTTTGAGTGAACACAAAAGTGAAGATGCACAAGCGTTACACTATCTGTTTGAAACCGATGCCATCCCTGTAGCATCTGAAGCAATTAAAGCGTATGCCCTGCAATCGTTTCAAGAGAACATCACACTCTTTAATGCAACGTTTGATTTCATGCAACGCATTTTTAATGACTTTGAGTTTGTCTCTGGCTTTACAGATATTACGACTCCCATTGAAAGAGTTTTTCAACAGAGGAAAGGGGTCTGTCAAGACTTTGCACAATTTGCTATTTCTGCATTAAGAAGTATTGGTGTGCCCACACGATATATGAGTGGATATATTCAAACATATCCTAAAGAAGGAGAAACCAAACTCTTTGGTTCTGATGCTTCTCACGCATGGTTCTCAATTTATATACCCGATTTTGGGTGGGTAGATTTTGACCCAACCAACAATAAAATCCCCAACGAAGAGTACATTGTTTTAGGATATGGACGAGACTATTTGGACATCTCTCCACTTAAAGGGGTGGTCAAAAGCAACGGAGAGAGCAACCTTTCGGTTAAAGTCAACGTACAAATAGTAGAGTAA
- a CDS encoding circularly permuted type 2 ATP-grasp protein produces the protein MPDTRNSITEMFWKIFANQNRKKVQEFKKYMDKFAISFNLYKDGNFIERSLPFDVIPRIMTAKEFHTLEKGLSQRIKALNLFLEDLYTTKNIIKDKIIPETFIYEAKGYLKELEGFSPPQKLRTHINGIDLVKDSVSNEWIILEDNLRVPSGASYPLSIRNTFRKIYPDFFEKMSIKPIKGYADLLIESMQYVNCGGINVVLTPGRYNSAYYEHAYLAEITGAQLVRNNELIVENKVVYFKNYNGEKIKVGAIYRRLDDEFLDPTFFNEESLIGVSGIMEAYLAGNVAIMNAPGNGIADDKGIYYFVPDMIEYYLKEEPILKNAPTYLPYFEKDKKYIFENMKKLVIKDVAEAGGYGVMFGHTMSEIQLQDLKTIIEANPRRFIAQELIEFYDEECYINDEIVPRKADFRAYVVMSKEPKVWSCGLTRYAVDAGNYLVNSSQGGGFKDTWVVEEA, from the coding sequence TTGCCAGATACAAGAAACAGTATTACTGAGATGTTTTGGAAGATTTTTGCTAACCAAAACAGAAAAAAGGTGCAAGAGTTCAAAAAATATATGGACAAATTTGCAATTAGTTTTAACCTTTATAAAGATGGTAATTTTATAGAGCGATCACTCCCTTTTGATGTGATACCCAGAATCATGACTGCCAAAGAGTTTCACACACTGGAAAAAGGGTTGAGTCAACGAATCAAAGCCTTGAATCTTTTTTTAGAAGATTTGTATACCACTAAAAATATCATCAAAGATAAAATCATACCAGAGACCTTTATTTATGAAGCCAAAGGCTATTTAAAAGAGCTTGAAGGTTTCTCTCCCCCACAAAAACTTCGAACGCATATCAATGGTATCGATTTGGTCAAAGACAGTGTGAGTAATGAGTGGATCATTTTAGAAGATAATTTACGAGTACCCAGTGGGGCGAGTTATCCTTTGTCTATTCGAAATACATTTCGAAAAATCTATCCCGATTTTTTTGAGAAGATGAGCATTAAACCCATCAAAGGGTATGCCGATTTATTAATAGAGTCCATGCAGTATGTCAATTGCGGAGGTATCAATGTGGTCTTAACGCCAGGCCGATATAATTCTGCTTATTATGAACATGCCTATTTAGCTGAAATTACAGGAGCTCAATTGGTACGTAACAATGAGTTAATCGTAGAAAACAAAGTGGTCTATTTTAAAAACTATAATGGCGAAAAAATCAAAGTGGGTGCTATTTACAGACGATTGGACGATGAGTTTTTAGATCCCACTTTTTTTAATGAAGAGAGCCTTATTGGTGTGTCAGGTATTATGGAAGCTTATTTGGCGGGTAATGTGGCGATTATGAATGCACCAGGAAATGGTATTGCCGATGACAAAGGGATTTACTACTTTGTTCCTGATATGATTGAGTATTACTTAAAAGAAGAGCCCATTTTAAAAAATGCGCCTACGTATCTGCCCTATTTTGAAAAAGATAAAAAGTACATTTTTGAAAACATGAAAAAATTGGTCATCAAAGATGTTGCTGAAGCGGGAGGTTATGGCGTGATGTTTGGACACACGATGTCAGAAATTCAACTGCAAGATTTAAAAACCATCATTGAAGCCAATCCAAGACGATTTATCGCGCAAGAGCTTATTGAGTTTTATGATGAAGAGTGTTATATCAATGATGAAATTGTTCCAAGAAAAGCGGACTTCAGAGCCTATGTAGTCATGAGTAAAGAACCCAAAGTATGGAGTTGTGGTTTGACACGATATGCTGTTGACGCAGGAAATTATTTGGTGAACTCATCACAAGGTGGAGGGTTTAAAGATACTTGGGTCGTTGAGGAGGCATAA
- a CDS encoding alpha-E domain-containing protein, producing MEQLLTAKVAEHLYWLGRYLERVESILMETVATFDEIIDVDKSAGKKLFKRLEVEIKYKNANEFLYEAVLGEHEANIYTMLGYVRENAIVSRAYIDLNAFGSIVELYEVLKQANNDHLDIDCAFLDKLSSRVSEIWGELSRKQERNISDYFIRLGKLVEKVDVHLRLKRDKSFSLVVMEEIDNIVLQLNPDAEFVPHAQRESYDTILNSINAKINKIIVEQ from the coding sequence ATGGAACAACTCTTAACTGCAAAAGTGGCAGAACACTTGTATTGGTTGGGACGATATTTAGAGCGAGTTGAATCGATACTTATGGAAACCGTGGCCACATTTGATGAAATCATCGATGTGGATAAATCAGCAGGTAAAAAACTCTTTAAACGTCTGGAAGTGGAGATAAAATATAAAAATGCCAATGAGTTTTTATATGAAGCGGTATTGGGTGAACATGAAGCCAATATCTATACTATGTTGGGCTATGTACGCGAAAATGCGATTGTTTCACGAGCGTATATCGATCTGAATGCCTTTGGATCAATCGTGGAGTTGTATGAAGTGCTCAAACAAGCTAATAATGACCATTTGGATATTGATTGTGCCTTTTTAGACAAACTCTCTTCAAGAGTGAGTGAAATTTGGGGAGAGCTTTCACGAAAACAAGAACGAAATATCAGTGATTATTTCATTCGACTGGGAAAATTGGTTGAAAAAGTGGATGTGCATTTGCGTTTGAAACGAGATAAAAGTTTTTCATTGGTGGTGATGGAAGAGATTGACAACATTGTATTACAGCTCAATCCCGATGCAGAGTTTGTGCCACACGCTCAAAGAGAATCCTATGATACGATTTTGAACTCCATCAATGCAAAAATAAATAAAATCATAGTAGAACAGTAA
- a CDS encoding M14 family metallopeptidase: MKRVEILRIDSLSREPLVVEGFFFKGSSKTAPKIAIVGAMEAQSILPLYCASSLVDFLNNKLKKKKIKGDVLIIPSINHYAFNTGKRFWPLDNTNINTMFPGYEHGETTQRIAKRLFDALQGYDYGVILESRFDPVNCVPYIKLYENELEDLEGAKKFGLKFIHHRKMKTIETVSLQYNWQLWGTKAYSLMCPITQEIDKQKSSQIRQAILRFMHRQKIIDFSIFNGYESTVISSEDIETLKSEKSGLFISKEIPGSYISKNQVIGEVIDSLEGCVIHEFRAPCDGMITCHFNNSLIYENAVAFRIAKIG; the protein is encoded by the coding sequence ATGAAGAGAGTTGAGATTTTACGTATTGATTCACTGAGTCGAGAACCTTTGGTTGTCGAGGGGTTTTTCTTTAAAGGCAGCAGTAAAACGGCTCCCAAAATTGCGATAGTTGGCGCGATGGAAGCACAGAGTATTTTGCCTTTATATTGTGCCAGTTCTTTGGTGGATTTTTTGAACAATAAATTAAAGAAGAAAAAAATCAAAGGGGATGTGCTGATTATTCCCTCTATTAACCACTATGCGTTTAATACGGGGAAACGATTTTGGCCTTTAGATAACACCAATATCAACACCATGTTTCCAGGATACGAACATGGTGAAACGACTCAACGTATTGCCAAACGCCTCTTTGATGCTTTGCAAGGGTACGATTATGGGGTTATTTTAGAGAGTCGTTTTGATCCAGTGAATTGTGTGCCGTATATTAAACTTTATGAGAATGAACTAGAAGATTTAGAAGGGGCCAAAAAATTTGGTTTGAAATTCATTCATCATCGTAAAATGAAAACCATTGAAACGGTCTCTTTACAGTATAACTGGCAATTATGGGGTACAAAAGCGTACTCTTTGATGTGTCCCATTACTCAAGAGATTGACAAACAAAAATCGAGTCAAATCAGACAGGCCATCTTACGTTTTATGCATCGACAAAAAATCATCGATTTTTCGATATTTAACGGTTATGAATCAACGGTGATTTCAAGTGAAGATATAGAAACCCTTAAAAGTGAAAAGAGTGGTCTGTTTATCTCTAAAGAAATTCCAGGGAGTTATATATCCAAGAATCAAGTTATTGGGGAAGTGATCGATTCGCTTGAAGGGTGTGTGATACATGAATTTAGAGCCCCTTGCGATGGCATGATTACTTGTCATTTTAATAACTCATTGATTTATGAAAATGCCGTGGCATTTCGTATTGCAAAGATAGGATAG
- a CDS encoding ABC transporter permease encodes MRQALKALKANRLKTLLIYLSLIFSITSIFLITAISNGVISMYSSILKSDGDIIVTQAKISDTFFSNVNIQLLDKIDQIEGVVKSSAIIVGATPVEQLPIVAVYGVSQNRFSNYTLTQGNYPQNNEVMLGESVYKNLMNKTQVTIANKSYKIAGVFKSDIGFENGGVVLNIEDASALFNKSASMLMVNTQLESNIDDIKSEIEALSSEIEATSTQNFVENYNQFKIIKTSSYAVSLIAFCMGLLSIVSIMSITINQRKTEFGIKRAIGISMRKIIAQIVSESFILGFLSYISAFFIAHIVLFIIKQSTTLQGYVNGEISSSLALFIFSASIAMSIIGSIIPALNASKTDPVILIQGTKI; translated from the coding sequence ATGAGACAAGCATTAAAGGCACTAAAAGCGAACCGCCTCAAAACACTTTTGATATATTTGAGCTTGATTTTTTCAATCACCTCGATATTTTTAATTACGGCCATATCAAACGGTGTTATCTCTATGTACTCCTCCATTTTGAAAAGCGACGGTGATATCATCGTCACACAAGCCAAAATCTCAGATACTTTCTTTTCTAATGTCAATATTCAACTGCTTGATAAAATCGATCAAATAGAAGGGGTAGTCAAAAGCTCTGCCATTATTGTAGGAGCCACACCCGTAGAACAACTCCCCATTGTTGCTGTTTATGGGGTAAGCCAAAATCGTTTTTCAAACTACACCTTAACCCAAGGCAATTATCCTCAAAACAACGAAGTGATGTTAGGTGAGTCTGTGTATAAAAACCTTATGAATAAAACCCAAGTCACTATTGCCAACAAGTCTTATAAAATCGCAGGTGTTTTTAAAAGCGATATTGGGTTTGAAAATGGGGGTGTGGTTTTAAACATTGAAGATGCCAGTGCATTGTTTAACAAAAGCGCCTCCATGCTCATGGTCAATACCCAACTTGAAAGCAACATTGATGACATCAAATCTGAAATTGAAGCCTTAAGCAGTGAGATTGAAGCCACATCAACTCAAAACTTTGTAGAGAATTATAATCAGTTTAAAATCATTAAAACCTCATCCTATGCGGTTTCACTTATTGCATTTTGCATGGGTTTATTGAGCATTGTCAGCATCATGAGTATCACCATCAATCAAAGAAAAACGGAGTTTGGCATCAAAAGAGCCATTGGTATATCCATGCGAAAAATCATTGCTCAAATTGTATCTGAGAGTTTTATCTTAGGCTTTTTAAGTTACATCAGTGCTTTTTTTATTGCGCATATCGTGCTTTTTATCATCAAACAAAGCACCACCTTACAAGGATATGTCAACGGCGAAATTTCGTCAAGTTTAGCACTGTTTATTTTTAGTGCATCCATTGCCATGTCCATCATTGGATCTATTATTCCAGCACTGAATGCTTCTAAAACAGACCCCGTGATTTTAATTCAAGGAACAAAGATATGA
- a CDS encoding circularly permuted type 2 ATP-grasp protein — translation MDIFESCKKDASFDEMLDENNIIKPHWTEVTQAIEKSGLEKLEQKQTEIDWRLEDNGVTYNVYNDPEGTNRRWNLDPIPFVLCEEEWEEVTKGLQQRAKLLSLIFKDLYTEQRLIKEGIIPAEIIFAHKSFMPEVFNFENKEYYTMRFFASDISRGPDGKFWIINDRTQSPSGLGYAIENRLTMNSIIPELYPDVHIKKIAPFLEGYKEMLVNTAHKTSDAPLIALLTPGPHNETYFEHSYLSSYLNLTLVQGEDLLTKNNQLWLKTLSGLKRVDSMIRRVDSKYCDPLELEHDSHLGVAGLVNVLRNNNLSMINPIGIGILENVGLNPFMKNIAKFFLDEDLILPQIATWWCGQKKELDFVLENLDTLLIKKIDRTDNIEIYFGNQLNQEEKNRLIEKINASPNFYVGQEIIDFSTVPSFVENKIEPRNAVIRAFSYLSEEGYKVMPSGLVRVSKQKNSLVVSNQKGGTSKDLWILGQDETIAPAQNIKRHDFLDTRLENISTKRAENLFWLGRYLSRAITTTRMLRFNLKNMLNLHRYEDKNLLKESTQILNICLTHLTMTYPGFLEEEKEIKPFNEINSVIQDVTRVGSLSFTLSMLSNTNASIKNLLSIDSWRVFERIQRSWYAYNKRKIITNREHINALDKLLIYLLAYKELIDESISNDQGLLLYEIGSKLETSLLLISKMRSLLTRKYDKLLEYDILDSMLNSYESYNAYRAHYKSSLDIENVIEFLLFNAKYSKSLLCLIEELLNSLKTLPNSSNRIYLDQFEQSVFKVYSMLKLNNAKKLLICEEEDSVYIHFDEFLAKISTLLAQTSEELTKTYFAHYNE, via the coding sequence ATGGATATATTTGAAAGCTGTAAAAAAGACGCCTCTTTTGATGAGATGTTGGATGAAAACAACATCATAAAACCTCACTGGACTGAAGTCACACAAGCCATAGAGAAATCAGGTTTAGAGAAACTCGAACAAAAACAGACCGAGATTGATTGGCGACTTGAAGATAATGGGGTGACGTACAACGTCTACAATGATCCCGAAGGAACCAATCGACGATGGAACTTAGACCCTATTCCTTTTGTATTGTGTGAAGAAGAGTGGGAGGAAGTCACCAAAGGGTTGCAACAACGAGCCAAACTTTTAAGTCTGATTTTCAAAGATTTATACACCGAACAGCGCTTGATTAAAGAGGGCATTATCCCTGCTGAAATCATCTTTGCACACAAAAGTTTTATGCCTGAAGTCTTTAACTTTGAAAATAAAGAGTATTACACCATGCGTTTTTTTGCTTCAGATATCAGTCGAGGACCCGATGGCAAGTTTTGGATCATCAATGACCGTACACAATCCCCTTCAGGTTTAGGTTACGCGATTGAAAATCGTTTGACGATGAACTCTATTATTCCAGAACTCTACCCCGATGTACATATCAAAAAAATTGCCCCATTTTTGGAAGGCTATAAAGAGATGCTGGTCAACACCGCACACAAAACAAGCGATGCTCCACTGATTGCTCTGTTAACGCCAGGCCCTCACAATGAGACCTATTTTGAACACTCGTATTTAAGTTCCTATTTAAATCTTACCCTTGTACAAGGAGAGGATTTGCTCACTAAAAACAACCAGCTGTGGTTGAAAACGCTCAGTGGTTTAAAACGAGTCGACAGCATGATAAGGCGAGTAGACTCTAAATATTGTGACCCTTTAGAACTTGAACACGACTCTCATTTAGGCGTTGCTGGTTTGGTGAATGTATTGCGAAATAACAATCTTTCAATGATCAATCCCATAGGAATTGGCATTTTAGAAAACGTGGGACTGAATCCTTTTATGAAAAACATTGCCAAATTCTTTTTAGATGAAGATTTAATACTTCCTCAAATTGCGACATGGTGGTGTGGTCAGAAAAAAGAGCTTGATTTTGTTCTTGAAAACCTTGATACTTTGTTGATTAAAAAGATTGACCGAACCGATAATATTGAGATCTATTTTGGCAATCAACTCAATCAAGAAGAGAAAAACAGACTCATTGAAAAAATCAACGCCTCTCCTAACTTTTATGTCGGGCAAGAGATCATTGATTTCTCAACCGTACCTTCGTTTGTCGAAAATAAAATTGAACCAAGAAATGCTGTTATACGTGCCTTTTCCTATCTTTCAGAAGAGGGTTATAAAGTCATGCCAAGTGGTTTGGTGCGCGTATCAAAACAGAAAAACTCACTGGTGGTTTCCAACCAAAAAGGGGGTACGAGCAAAGATTTATGGATTTTAGGACAAGACGAGACCATTGCCCCTGCACAAAACATCAAACGGCATGATTTTTTAGACACACGTTTAGAGAACATCTCAACCAAACGAGCAGAAAATCTTTTCTGGTTAGGCCGATACTTAAGTCGAGCCATTACCACCACACGAATGTTGCGCTTCAATCTTAAAAACATGCTCAATCTTCATCGATATGAAGATAAAAATCTGCTCAAAGAGAGCACACAAATTTTAAACATCTGTTTAACGCATCTAACCATGACTTATCCAGGATTTCTAGAAGAAGAAAAAGAGATCAAACCCTTTAATGAAATCAACTCTGTGATACAAGATGTCACAAGAGTTGGAAGCCTCTCATTTACGCTTTCAATGCTTTCAAACACCAATGCCAGTATCAAAAACCTTTTAAGTATTGATTCTTGGCGCGTCTTTGAACGTATTCAACGAAGTTGGTATGCTTATAATAAACGAAAAATCATCACCAACCGAGAACACATCAATGCTTTGGATAAACTGCTGATTTATCTGCTTGCTTATAAAGAACTCATTGATGAGAGCATCTCGAATGACCAAGGACTTTTACTCTATGAGATTGGTTCGAAACTGGAGACCTCTTTACTGCTTATTTCAAAAATGCGTTCACTGTTAACACGCAAATATGATAAACTTTTAGAGTACGATATTTTAGACTCGATGCTCAACTCTTATGAGAGTTATAATGCCTATCGAGCGCACTATAAATCAAGTTTGGATATTGAAAATGTCATTGAATTTTTACTGTTTAACGCCAAATACTCTAAATCTTTATTATGCCTCATTGAGGAATTATTAAACAGTCTGAAAACACTTCCAAATAGCTCCAACCGAATCTATTTGGACCAATTTGAGCAATCGGTGTTTAAAGTCTACTCGATGTTAAAACTCAATAATGCAAAAAAATTATTGATTTGTGAAGAAGAGGACAGCGTTTATATTCATTTTGATGAATTTTTAGCTAAAATCTCAACTTTATTAGCGCAAACATCTGAAGAGTTAACGAAAACATATTTTGCGCACTATAACGAGTAG
- a CDS encoding M14 family metallopeptidase, whose translation MKTTEIFSSQLPVGEKLSIKRTRFEPLNKKGKRLKRISIVSGIHGDELEGQWVIFLLAQWLKQNEEKLNAIVDIYPAANPLGIDTITRSFPNYDVDLNRAFPGGENEFLPGQVVYALAQDVKGSDVAIDIHSSNIFLREIPQIRINKEFSKKTLPLAKALNCDFIWIHDAVTVLEATFSHTLNTLGTNTLVVEMGVGMRLTKEYGKQLLTGILNLMKQEKMLESEEVFEVREPFSSEIGEVYYINAPQSGLFVPSLDHCEIIKKEEKIGEIVDPLSGEVLCELLSPSSGILFTLREYPVVYEGSLLARIFGEKHEES comes from the coding sequence ATGAAAACAACAGAGATTTTTTCATCGCAATTGCCAGTGGGTGAGAAGTTGTCAATTAAACGTACGCGTTTTGAACCTTTAAATAAAAAAGGAAAAAGACTCAAACGAATTTCAATCGTCAGTGGTATTCACGGAGATGAGTTAGAGGGACAATGGGTTATCTTTTTATTGGCACAATGGTTAAAACAGAACGAAGAGAAACTCAATGCCATTGTGGATATTTATCCCGCTGCGAATCCTTTAGGGATTGATACCATTACACGAAGTTTTCCCAACTATGATGTGGATTTAAATCGTGCGTTTCCTGGTGGGGAGAATGAGTTTCTCCCAGGACAAGTGGTGTATGCTTTAGCCCAAGATGTTAAAGGCAGCGACGTTGCCATTGATATTCACTCCAGTAATATCTTTTTACGAGAGATTCCCCAAATTCGTATTAATAAAGAGTTTTCGAAAAAAACACTCCCTTTAGCCAAAGCTTTGAATTGCGATTTTATCTGGATTCATGATGCAGTAACGGTTTTAGAAGCGACGTTTTCTCATACGTTAAATACCTTAGGAACCAACACCTTAGTGGTTGAAATGGGTGTGGGAATGCGTTTAACCAAAGAGTATGGGAAGCAACTTCTTACGGGGATTTTAAACTTGATGAAACAAGAGAAGATGTTAGAAAGTGAAGAGGTGTTTGAGGTACGTGAACCATTCAGTTCTGAAATAGGGGAAGTCTATTATATCAATGCACCTCAAAGTGGGCTGTTTGTCCCTTCTTTGGATCACTGTGAAATCATTAAAAAAGAGGAAAAAATTGGTGAAATTGTGGACCCATTAAGCGGAGAGGTATTGTGTGAACTGCTCTCTCCGAGCAGTGGAATTTTATTCACGTTAAGAGAGTATCCTGTGGTGTATGAAGGCTCGCTTTTGGCACGAATATTTGGAGAGAAACATGAAGAGAGTTGA
- the typA gene encoding translational GTPase TypA: protein MRDIRNIAVIAHVDHGKTTLVDELLKQSGTFSAHQEVDERVMDSNDIEKERGITILSKNTAIDYEGVRINIIDTPGHADFGGEVERVLKMVDCVLLLVDAQEGVMPQTKFVVKKALSLGHKPIVVVNKIDKPAAEPDRVVDEVFDLFAQMDATEEQLEFPVIYAAARDGYARYDAEDGNMDLKPLFETILTHVPKPDGSEENGLQLQVFTLDYDNFIGKIGIARIFNGTISQGETVLLCKADGEKVRGRVTKLIGFKGLERIEVKTVGAGDICAVAGFETVDVGDSLCDPANPMPLDPMHIEEPTLSVTFAVNDSPLAGTEGKYVTSNKIDERLAAEMNTNIAMNYEQIGEGKFKVNGRGELQITILAENMRREGFEFSIGRPEVITKEENGVKMEPFEHLVIDTPDEFSGAIIEKLGKRKANMTNMVPMGSGSTRLEFEIPARGLIGIRTEFLTETKGEGVMNHSFLEFRPYSGTVESRKYGALVSMENGEALGYSIFNLQERGIMFIKPQDKVYVGMVIGEHAKGNDLDVNPIKGKQLTNVRASGSDDAIKLVPPRTMSLENALEWIEDDELVEVTPISVRVRKRDLDPTSRKRAAKKAKFE from the coding sequence ATGAGAGATATCAGAAATATTGCCGTTATCGCACACGTTGACCACGGTAAAACAACATTAGTCGATGAATTATTGAAACAATCAGGAACATTTTCAGCACACCAAGAAGTGGATGAGCGTGTGATGGACAGCAATGACATCGAAAAAGAGAGAGGGATTACCATCCTTTCAAAAAATACAGCCATTGATTACGAAGGTGTACGAATCAACATCATCGACACTCCAGGGCACGCCGACTTTGGTGGAGAAGTTGAGCGGGTTTTAAAGATGGTTGACTGTGTACTTCTTCTTGTAGATGCACAAGAGGGTGTTATGCCACAAACAAAATTCGTGGTTAAAAAAGCACTTTCATTGGGACACAAACCAATCGTAGTGGTGAACAAAATTGATAAACCAGCTGCTGAACCAGACAGAGTGGTGGATGAAGTGTTTGACCTGTTTGCACAAATGGATGCAACAGAAGAGCAACTTGAATTCCCAGTCATTTACGCAGCAGCTCGTGATGGGTATGCACGATACGATGCAGAAGATGGAAACATGGATTTAAAACCACTGTTTGAAACCATCTTAACACACGTTCCAAAACCAGATGGCAGTGAAGAGAATGGATTACAACTTCAAGTATTCACATTGGATTATGATAACTTCATTGGAAAAATCGGGATTGCACGTATCTTTAATGGAACCATCTCTCAAGGTGAAACGGTTCTTTTATGTAAAGCCGACGGCGAAAAAGTCAGAGGACGTGTGACCAAACTGATTGGATTTAAAGGTTTAGAGCGAATCGAAGTTAAAACTGTAGGTGCAGGTGATATTTGTGCCGTTGCTGGTTTTGAAACGGTTGATGTAGGGGACTCTTTATGTGATCCTGCAAACCCAATGCCATTAGATCCTATGCACATTGAAGAACCAACTCTTTCTGTTACGTTTGCTGTTAATGACTCTCCATTAGCTGGAACAGAAGGGAAGTATGTAACTTCAAATAAAATTGATGAAAGACTTGCAGCAGAGATGAACACCAATATTGCAATGAATTATGAGCAAATTGGTGAGGGTAAATTTAAAGTAAACGGAAGAGGTGAACTTCAAATTACGATTTTAGCTGAGAACATGAGACGAGAAGGGTTTGAGTTCTCAATTGGTCGACCAGAAGTTATTACTAAAGAAGAAAACGGTGTGAAAATGGAACCATTCGAGCATTTAGTAATTGATACGCCAGATGAGTTCTCAGGAGCCATCATTGAGAAACTGGGGAAAAGAAAAGCCAATATGACCAACATGGTACCAATGGGTAGTGGGTCTACTCGATTAGAGTTTGAAATTCCTGCACGAGGATTGATTGGTATTCGAACAGAATTCTTAACTGAAACAAAAGGTGAGGGTGTTATGAACCACTCATTCTTAGAGTTCAGACCATACTCTGGAACCGTTGAATCTAGAAAATATGGAGCATTGGTCTCTATGGAGAACGGTGAAGCATTAGGGTACTCTATTTTTAACTTACAAGAGCGTGGAATCATGTTCATTAAACCACAAGATAAAGTATATGTGGGGATGGTGATTGGTGAGCATGCCAAAGGGAATGATTTGGATGTTAACCCAATTAAAGGAAAACAGCTTACTAACGTTCGTGCATCAGGAAGCGATGATGCCATTAAACTTGTACCACCAAGAACCATGTCTTTAGAAAATGCGTTAGAGTGGATTGAAGATGATGAGTTGGTAGAAGTGACTCCTATCTCTGTTCGTGTAAGAAAAAGAGACCTTGACCCAACTTCAAGAAAAAGAGCCGCTAAAAAAGCGAAATTTGAATAG